One window from the genome of Dioscorea cayenensis subsp. rotundata cultivar TDr96_F1 chromosome 3, TDr96_F1_v2_PseudoChromosome.rev07_lg8_w22 25.fasta, whole genome shotgun sequence encodes:
- the LOC120249883 gene encoding protein ALTERED XYLOGLUCAN 4-like has translation MILKHPSNVGAFKEDCDYSKGKWVWDTERNIYNSSEWICPTRPTGYNCEMNGKDLEYLNWRWKPDGCELPKFEPYSFLNIIRGKTLAFVGDSLSLNQLNSLLCLVSQIYLYEGGKLIGCINCKDEKKLTKHETKFGLQKAFKTVFQYISKCEECKELFTLLRTYSPSHFEKGSWFDGGYCRRSHPLENEENAKQKLRSQWKTCEEFREVQLEELGRVRRNEEGGRKRYGVVDVSRASMLRVDAHPGFYYSNLVGRNVTDCLHWCMPGPPDMWNEILLEILKKDSIN, from the exons ATGATACTGAAACATCCTTCAAATG TGGGTGCATTTAAAGAGGATTGTGATTATTCAAAAGGAAAATGGGTATGGGATACAGAAAGGAACATATACAACTCTAGTGAGTGGATTTGCCCCACAAGGCCAACAGGATACAACTGTGAAATGAATGGGAAGGACCTTGAATATTTGAATTGGAGATGGAAACCAGATGGTTGTGAGCTTCCTAAGTTTGAACCTTATAGCTTTCTTAACATCATCAGAGGAAAGACACTTGCCTTTGTTGGAGACTCTCTTTCCTTGAATCAACTGAATTCACTCCTTTGTCTTGTATCTCAG ATATACTTGTATGAAGGTGGCAAACTCATAGGGTGCATAAACTGTAAAGATGagaaaaaactaacaaaacatGAGACAAAGTTTGGATTGCAGAAGGCATTCAAAACAGTGTTCCAATACATAAGCAAGTGTGAAGAGTGCAAGGAGTTGTTCACTTTGTTGAGGACTTACTCACCTTCACACTTTGAGAAGGGTTCATGGTTTGATGGAGGGTATTGCAGAAGGAGTCATCCTTTGGAGAATGAGGAGAATGCTAAACAAAAGTTGAGGTCTCAATGGAAAACTTGTGAGGAGTTTAGAGAAGTTCAGTTAGAAGAGTTGGGAAGAGTAAGAAGGAATGAAGAAGGTGGAAGGAAAAGGTATGGAGTTGTGGATGTTAGTAGAGCATCAATGCTGAGGGTTGATGCACATCCTGGTTTTTATTATAGCAATTTGGTGGGGAGAAATGTTACTGATTGTTTGCATTGGTGCATGCCAGGGCCTCCTGATATGTGGAATGAGATTTTATTGGAAATTCTCAAGAAAGattctattaattaa
- the LOC120249891 gene encoding uncharacterized protein LOC120249891: MATQVENGLKCDKTFKPQAIHAAIRALRENFGKDCTESNIHNHLRTLKRNWAIISRLREMSGVGWDEENKKIIMGEEECMTYLMRHPNEEPYINKPIEDYDLLEVVCGNDHVTGRFARDSIETPPTDDSVPKFSKDNFNIGLTQEDLVHGQFDNNFGFETPSPTPNSSTSCTLKKHKQERKAKRDASADSRLWHKS; encoded by the exons ATGGCAACACAGGTGGAAAATGGTCTGAAGTGTGATAAGACATTCAAACCACAAGCAATTCATGCAGCCATACGTGCTTTGAGAGAGAATTTTGGTAAAGATTGTACCGAGTCTAACATACATAACCATCTCCGAACATTAAAGCGCAATTGGGCTATAATTAGTAGACTTCGAGAGATGAGTGGTGTGGGTTgggatgaagaaaacaaaaaaataattatgggtGAAGAGGAATGCATGACATATCTGATG AGGCATCCAAATGAAgaaccatatataaataaacccaTTGAAGACTATGATTTGCTTGAAGTTGTATGTGGCAATGATCATGTAACGGGGCGTTTTGCTCGAGATAGTATTGAGACACCTCCGACTGATGATAGTGTACCAAAATTTTCgaaagataattttaatattggatTGACACAAGAGGATCTTGTACATGGACAATTTGACAATAATTTCGGGTTTGAGACACCCTCACCGACACCAAATAGCTCTACAAGCTGCACTCTCAAGAAGcacaaacaagaaagaaaggcaAAAAGAGATGCTAGTGCTGATTCTCGCCTTTGGCACAAATCGTAG
- the LOC120255953 gene encoding uncharacterized protein LOC120255953 translates to MERNKRKTTRKLREVAAIAATIMGIIVTHITKRRLCRAPNSRRGLDRENYLDRLLNGDDTTCINMVRMNKFTFFSLCSLLRSRGLLKDSINVNVEEQLLMFLHTVGHNQRNRVIGHNFLRSGKTVSRYFNLVLHAIGQLQKEFIGPPSSTLSTYIAQRSRFFPYFKDCIGALDGTRIHASVPVDMVASFRSKKGFPTQNVLTAVDFDLNFTYVLAGWEGSAHDSMVLRDALERPNGLKVPQGKNGSW, encoded by the exons atggaaaggaataaaagaaaaaccacaCGGAAATTACGAGAGGTCGCAGCAATTGCAGCCACAATTATGGGAATTATAGTGACACATATCACTAAGCGTAGATTATGTCGTGCACCCAATTCCCGTAGAGGCTTGGATAGAGAGAATTATCTTGACCGGCTATTAAATGGTGATGACACAACATGCATTAACATGGTTAGAATGAATAAATTCACTTTCTTTAGCTTGTGCTCATTACTACGATCTCGTGGACTACTCAAAGATTCAATAAATGTCAATGTGGAAGAACAATTGTTAATGTTCTTGCATACTGTTGGTCACAACCAACGAAATAGAGTCATCGGACACAATTTTCTTAGGTCTGGCAAAACTGTTAGCAGATATTTTAATCTTGTCCTACATGCCATTGGACAATTACAAAAAGAGTTTATCGGACCTCCATCAAGTACTTTATCAACCTACATTGCACAACGTTCAAGATTTTTTCCATACTTTAAG gattgtattggggcCCTTGATGGCACACGTATACATGCTAGTGTTCCAGTAGACATGGTTGCATCTTTTCGCAGTAAAAAGGGTTTTCCAACACAAAATGTGCTCACCGCAGTAGACTTTGATCTTAACTTCACTTATGTGCTTGCTGGTTGGGAAGGGTCTGCACATGACTCTATGGTCTTGCGTGATGCTTTAGAAAGACCCAATGGTCTTAAAGTCCCACAAG GAAAAAATGGAAGCTGGTAG
- the LOC120282705 gene encoding protein ALTERED XYLOGLUCAN 4 yields MKQPQFPLKKLITWALYALIPLALFHLYFYPLPLQQNQKQQQQQQQHHHHKVLSTKGISRNCNYTDGRWVQDHRPTIYNGTSCGTIKDGQNCMAHGRPDTGYLHWRWQPRQCKLPRFNPLTFLNLIRNKHIAFVGDSLARNQLESLLCLLSSASPAELVYKNGEDNKFRRWSFSEYQVNVSVFWSPFLIKGVEKGSDYGLKNHNKLFVDVADEKWASELHGFDVIVFSVGHWFLHPAIYYEGGEENENVLGCHHCREENAFNHTEIGFFDVFRKAVRTSLHEVVRKGLNDQLVVLTTFSPAHFEGEWDKAGACPKTEPYKEGEKGMEYMDMEMRKIEVDEVERAKKEIEEKMMMKKKKVKIEALDVTRIAWLRGDGHPGPYMHAFPFANGVPERVQNDCVHWCLPGPIDAWNEILLQMVKRWRDQTGKR; encoded by the exons atGAAACAACCTCAATTCCCACTGAAAAAACTCATAACTTGGGCTCTCTATGCTCTAATCCCTCTAgctctcttccacctctattTCTACCCTCTTCCTCTccaacaaaaccaaaaacaacagcagcagcagcaacaacatcatcatcacaaGGTCTTATCCACAAAAG GAATTAGCAGAAATTGCAACTATACAGATGGAAGATGGGTGCAAGATCATAGGCCAACAATTTACAATGGCACAAGTTGTGGCACAATCAAAGATGGTCAAAACTGCATGGCTCATGGTAGGCCAGACACAGGCTACCTCCACTGGAGATGGCAACCAAGACAATGCAAGCTCCCAAGGTTCAATCCTTTGACCTTCTTGAACCTCATCAGGAACAAACACATTGCCTTTGTGGGTGATTCATTGGCTAGAAACCAACTTGAATCTCTTCTTTGTCTCCTCTCCTCTGCTTCTCCTGCTGAGCTTGTTTATAAGAATGGAGAAGATAACAAGTTTAGGAGATGGAGTTTTAGTGAGTACCAAGTTAATGTGTCTGTGTTTTGGTCTCCATTTCTTATTAAAGGTGTTGAGAAAGGATCAGATTATGGGTTGAAAAATCATAATAAGCTTTTTGTGGATGTGGCTGATGAAAAATGGGCATCAGAGTTGCATGGTTTTGATGTCATTGTTTTCTCTGTGGGGCATTGGTTTCTCCACCCTGCAATTTACTATGAAGGaggtgaagaaaatgaaaatgttcTTGGTTGTCATCACTGTAGAGAAGAGAATGCATTTAACCATACAGAGATTGggttttttgatgtttttagaAAAGCTGTGAGGACTAGTTTGCATGAAGTTGTGAGAAAAGGATTGAATGATCAGTTGGTGGTTTTGACCACATTTTCTCCTGCACATTTTGAAGGGGAGTGGGATAAGGCTGGGGCATGTCCAAAGACAGAGCCATACAAGGAAGGGGAGAAGGGAATGGAGTATATGGATATGGAGATGAGGAAAATAGAGGTGGATGAAGTGGAGAGAGCTAAGAAAGAGATTgaagagaagatgatgatgaagaagaagaaggtgaagatAGAAGCATTGGATGTGACAAGAATAGCATGGTTGAGAGGAGATGGACATCCAGGGccatacatgcatgcatttcCATTTGCTAATGGAGTTCCAGAAAGAGTGCAGAATGATTGTGTTCATTGGTGCTTGCCAGGGCCCATTGATGCTTGGAATGAGATTTTGCTgcagatggtgaagagatggagGGACCAGACAGGAAAAAGATAA